The following proteins come from a genomic window of Edaphobacter sp. 4G125:
- the rpoC gene encoding DNA-directed RNA polymerase subunit beta', whose amino-acid sequence MFRSSPFELTSPIADFDAIKIQLASPEKIRSWSHGEVTKPETINYRTFKPERDGLFCARIFGPITDWECLCGKYKRMKHRGVICDKCGVEVTLSKVRRERLGHIELASPCSHVWFFKGLPSRIGHLLDISLRELEAVLYFESYVVVDPGDAPVKEREIIKDENRFRELDQQYRPTGFRAMMGAEAIKELLKRVDVAELATELRERMKQESSLQKKLKYSKRLKIVEAFRKSDNKPEWMILDVIPVIPPELRPLVPLDGGRFATSDLNDLYRRVINRNNRLKKLMDLHAPEVIVRNEKRMLQEAVDALFDNGRRGRVLRGANNRPLKSLSDTLKGKQGRFRQNLLGKRVDYSGRSVIVVGPELKLHQCGLPKKMALELFKPFIYHRLEQTGHCTTIKQAKEMVELQEPIVWDILEEVIKDHPVLLNRAPTLHRLGIQAFEPVLVEGKAIKIHPLVCTAFNADFDGDQMAVHIPLSPEAQIEASVLMLASHNILSPASGHPITVPTQDMVLGLYYLTKSKVNAKGEGRVFANIEEVLMALEAGQVETLTPIRLRYTGHVLDMTTAYDDQDILHTEPVEFNKQYVNTTVGRAILNDALPEGIPYINGLLKKKGIGQLVNYCYLNLGLESTVKTLDRIKDLGFRYATRSGLSVGLDDMVIPESKYTTVAEAEKQVINVQQQYLDGAITNGERNNKVIQMWSGITEKVADEMFGNMKKADKEGAMNPIYIMADSGARGSKQQIRQLSGMRGLMAKPSGEIIETPITANFREGLTVLQYFISTHGARKGLADTALKTADSGYLTRRLVDVAQDVIISQHDCGTVEGIYVTPIIEAGETIEPLRDRIIGRVSLERLKDFEGNVIVDVNQEIDEDLASAIQAAGIERVKIRSVLTCESKRGACILCYGRNLGSGKMVEMGEAVGVIAAQSIGEPGTQLTMRTFHIGGTASRVSDTSHIEAKNAGTVRFINLVTVRSKTGDLVAMNRNGSVAIVDEKGREKERYAIVYGAKLKIEDGATVALGDRLGEWDPYTFSILTEIAGTVQFKDLQEGVTLHEEIDEVTGLSRLVVADSPDEKRQPTIVIKSAQGNKRYLMPSRAHLMVADGDELSPGDVLAKIPRETTRTKDITGGLPRVVELFEARKPRDPAIISKIDGVVRFGDVSKGQRKVYVTADNGQEEEYSVPRGVYVNVQEGERLRAGDALIDGPRNPHDILEVLGERALQQYLVNEIQEVYRLQGVAISDKHIETIVRQMLRWVKIEEVGDTNFLIDQQTDRFRFNEENQRVLMNGGKPAIGRSLLLGITKASLSTDSFISAASFQETTRVLTEASINGAVDTLRGLKENVIVGRLIPAGTGMEYYRNVQLSPELEEVAAQVQAEVQEAHDAEERELEAMRMEGEQEEMAAE is encoded by the coding sequence ATGTTCCGCTCCAGCCCATTTGAACTGACCAGCCCGATCGCTGACTTCGACGCGATTAAGATTCAACTTGCCAGCCCGGAGAAGATTCGCAGCTGGTCGCACGGCGAGGTCACGAAACCCGAAACCATCAACTACCGCACCTTCAAGCCGGAGCGTGACGGCCTGTTCTGTGCCCGCATCTTTGGTCCTATTACGGACTGGGAGTGCCTCTGCGGCAAGTACAAGCGCATGAAGCATCGCGGAGTGATTTGCGATAAGTGCGGAGTTGAGGTCACACTGTCCAAGGTTCGCCGCGAGCGCCTTGGCCACATCGAGCTGGCCAGCCCCTGCTCGCATGTGTGGTTCTTTAAGGGCCTGCCTTCGCGTATCGGTCACCTGCTGGACATCTCGTTGCGCGAACTTGAGGCTGTGCTCTACTTCGAGAGCTACGTTGTCGTCGATCCAGGCGACGCTCCGGTGAAGGAGCGCGAGATCATCAAGGACGAGAACCGCTTCCGCGAGCTCGACCAGCAGTATCGCCCCACGGGTTTCCGCGCCATGATGGGTGCCGAGGCAATCAAGGAGCTGCTCAAGCGCGTCGATGTCGCTGAGCTGGCGACCGAGCTGCGTGAGCGCATGAAGCAGGAGTCGTCGCTTCAGAAGAAGCTCAAGTACTCCAAGCGTCTGAAGATCGTTGAGGCCTTCCGTAAGTCTGACAACAAGCCGGAGTGGATGATTCTCGATGTGATCCCGGTTATTCCGCCTGAGCTTCGTCCTCTGGTGCCGCTGGATGGCGGACGCTTTGCGACTTCGGACCTGAACGATCTGTATCGCCGCGTAATCAACCGTAACAACCGCCTCAAGAAACTCATGGACCTCCATGCGCCTGAGGTCATCGTGCGCAACGAAAAGCGCATGCTGCAGGAGGCCGTCGATGCTCTGTTCGACAATGGCCGCCGTGGCCGCGTGCTGCGCGGTGCGAACAACCGTCCTCTGAAGTCGCTCTCCGACACCCTCAAGGGCAAGCAGGGCCGCTTCCGTCAGAACCTGCTCGGTAAGCGCGTGGACTACTCGGGCCGTTCCGTAATCGTCGTCGGTCCAGAACTGAAGCTGCATCAGTGCGGTCTTCCCAAGAAGATGGCGCTCGAGCTCTTCAAGCCCTTCATCTATCACCGTCTTGAGCAGACCGGTCACTGCACGACCATCAAGCAGGCCAAGGAGATGGTGGAGCTGCAGGAGCCCATTGTGTGGGACATCCTTGAAGAGGTCATCAAAGACCACCCAGTTCTGCTGAACCGCGCTCCGACGCTGCACCGCCTCGGCATTCAGGCCTTTGAGCCTGTGCTGGTGGAAGGTAAGGCGATCAAGATTCACCCGCTGGTCTGCACCGCCTTCAACGCGGACTTCGATGGCGACCAGATGGCTGTGCACATCCCGCTCTCGCCTGAAGCACAGATCGAGGCCAGCGTGCTGATGCTCGCTTCGCACAACATTCTCTCGCCTGCCAGCGGTCACCCGATCACGGTTCCGACGCAGGACATGGTGCTTGGCCTCTACTATCTGACCAAGTCCAAGGTGAATGCGAAGGGTGAAGGACGTGTCTTCGCGAACATTGAAGAAGTGCTGATGGCTCTCGAAGCCGGACAGGTAGAGACGCTGACGCCAATTCGTCTGCGCTACACCGGACATGTGCTCGACATGACAACGGCCTACGATGATCAGGACATCCTGCACACCGAGCCGGTTGAATTCAACAAGCAGTACGTCAATACCACGGTAGGTCGCGCCATTCTGAACGACGCTCTTCCCGAAGGCATTCCGTACATCAACGGTCTGCTCAAGAAGAAGGGAATCGGTCAGCTGGTCAACTACTGCTACCTGAACCTCGGTCTCGAATCGACGGTCAAGACACTCGACAGGATCAAGGACCTTGGCTTCCGTTATGCGACGCGTTCTGGTCTGTCGGTCGGTCTGGACGACATGGTCATCCCGGAGTCGAAGTACACCACCGTTGCCGAGGCTGAAAAGCAGGTCATCAACGTGCAGCAGCAGTACCTCGATGGTGCGATCACCAACGGTGAGCGGAACAACAAGGTCATCCAGATGTGGTCCGGTATCACCGAAAAGGTTGCCGATGAGATGTTCGGCAACATGAAGAAGGCGGACAAGGAAGGAGCCATGAATCCGATCTACATCATGGCCGACTCCGGCGCCCGTGGTTCGAAACAGCAGATCCGTCAGCTTTCGGGTATGCGCGGTTTGATGGCCAAGCCCTCGGGCGAAATCATCGAAACTCCCATCACGGCGAACTTCCGTGAAGGACTTACCGTGCTGCAGTACTTCATCTCGACGCACGGAGCCCGTAAAGGTCTGGCCGATACCGCTCTCAAGACCGCGGACTCGGGCTACCTCACACGCCGTCTGGTCGACGTTGCACAGGATGTCATTATCTCGCAGCACGATTGCGGCACCGTGGAAGGCATCTACGTGACGCCGATCATCGAAGCTGGTGAGACTATCGAGCCTCTGCGCGACCGCATCATCGGCCGCGTCTCGCTTGAGCGTCTCAAGGACTTCGAAGGCAACGTTATCGTCGACGTCAACCAGGAGATCGACGAAGATCTGGCCAGCGCGATCCAGGCTGCCGGTATCGAGCGCGTCAAGATCCGCTCTGTGCTCACCTGCGAGTCCAAGCGCGGCGCCTGCATCCTCTGCTACGGCCGTAACCTCGGCTCCGGCAAGATGGTTGAGATGGGCGAAGCCGTCGGCGTTATTGCGGCACAGTCCATCGGCGAGCCCGGAACGCAGCTCACCATGCGTACCTTCCACATCGGTGGTACGGCGTCCCGCGTCTCTGACACCTCGCACATCGAAGCGAAGAATGCTGGAACTGTTCGCTTCATCAACCTCGTCACCGTTCGTTCCAAGACGGGCGACCTGGTTGCGATGAATCGCAATGGCTCCGTCGCGATCGTCGACGAGAAGGGACGCGAGAAAGAGCGCTACGCTATCGTCTACGGTGCCAAGCTCAAGATCGAGGACGGCGCAACCGTTGCTCTCGGCGATCGTCTCGGCGAGTGGGATCCTTACACCTTCTCCATCCTTACGGAGATTGCAGGAACGGTCCAGTTCAAGGATCTGCAGGAGGGTGTCACCCTGCACGAAGAGATCGACGAGGTCACCGGCCTCTCGCGTCTCGTCGTCGCGGATTCGCCTGACGAGAAACGTCAACCAACCATCGTCATCAAGTCCGCGCAGGGCAACAAGCGCTACCTGATGCCGAGCCGCGCTCACCTGATGGTGGCCGATGGCGACGAGCTTTCTCCTGGCGATGTGCTGGCGAAGATCCCGCGCGAGACGACCCGCACCAAGGACATCACCGGCGGTCTGCCGAGGGTTGTCGAGCTCTTCGAGGCCCGCAAGCCGCGTGATCCGGCAATCATCTCGAAGATCGATGGTGTCGTTCGCTTCGGCGATGTCTCCAAGGGGCAACGTAAGGTCTACGTCACTGCCGACAACGGACAGGAAGAGGAGTACAGCGTACCGCGTGGCGTCTACGTCAACGTGCAGGAAGGCGAACGCCTTCGTGCCGGTGATGCGCTCATCGACGGTCCGCGTAACCCGCACGACATTCTTGAGGTGCTCGGTGAGCGCGCATTGCAGCAGTACCTGGTCAACGAGATCCAGGAAGTCTACCGTCTGCAGGGTGTGGCTATCTCCGACAAGCACATCGAGACGATCGTTCGGCAGATGCTTCGCTGGGTCAAGATCGAAGAGGTGGGCGATACCAACTTCCTCATCGACCAGCAGACCGACCGGTTCCGCTTCAACGAAGAGAACCAGCGCGTGCTGATGAACGGTGGCAAGCCGGCGATTGGCCGCTCGCTTTTGCTCGGCATCACCAAGGCGTCGCTGTCGACCGACAGCTTCATCTCGGCTGCCAGCTTCCAGGAGACGACGCGTGTTCTCACCGAGGCCTCGATCAACGGCGCGGTCGATACGCTGCGCGGTCTCAAGGAGAACGTCATCGTCGGACGCCTCATCCCCGCCGGTACCGGCATGGAGTACTACCGCAACGTCCAGCTCAGCCCAGAGCTGGAGGAAGTGGCAGCTCAGGTCCAGGCCGAGGTCCAGGAAGCGCACGACGCCGAAGAGCGCGAGCTCGAAGCGATGCGCATGGAAGGCGAGCAGGAAGAGATGGCCGCCGAGTAG
- a CDS encoding ROK family protein — translation MLFSMKNVLVIDIGGTHIKVASNTQRTPLKIPSGPTMTANQMAEQVILGTKGWNYDCISIGYPGPVVDDHPLGEPHNLAPGWIDFPYQKAFKKPIRFINDAAMQALGGYRGGRMLFLGIGTGLGSAMILEGIVVPLELAHLPYRRGKTYEEYLGLEGLELRGKKRWRKSVLDVVERLMAGLVCEYVLLGGGNAKLMKRLPPHVVLGANSNAIEGGIRLWQSAEERNIIRVPKQDIPVRPNLGQRRH, via the coding sequence ATGCTTTTCTCCATGAAAAATGTTCTCGTCATCGACATCGGCGGCACTCACATCAAGGTGGCATCCAACACGCAGCGAACTCCGCTGAAGATTCCTTCGGGCCCGACGATGACTGCGAACCAGATGGCGGAACAGGTCATTCTTGGAACAAAGGGATGGAATTACGACTGTATTTCTATCGGCTATCCTGGGCCGGTTGTGGATGATCATCCCTTAGGAGAGCCCCATAATCTTGCTCCCGGATGGATCGACTTTCCTTATCAGAAGGCGTTCAAAAAACCGATTCGATTTATCAACGACGCGGCGATGCAGGCTTTGGGAGGATATCGCGGTGGGCGGATGCTCTTTCTGGGCATCGGAACCGGGCTTGGCTCAGCAATGATTCTTGAGGGAATCGTGGTCCCACTGGAGCTGGCTCATCTTCCGTATCGGAGAGGCAAAACCTACGAGGAGTATCTTGGCCTGGAAGGGCTGGAGCTCCGCGGAAAGAAACGGTGGCGCAAGTCAGTCCTGGATGTTGTCGAACGGCTGATGGCGGGGCTGGTTTGCGAGTATGTTCTTCTGGGCGGCGGGAATGCGAAGCTGATGAAGCGTTTACCACCTCACGTTGTGTTGGGCGCCAACAGCAATGCGATTGAGGGCGGCATTCGGCTTTGGCAGAGTGCAGAGGAGAGGAATATTATCCGGGTGCCGAAACAGGACATTCCTGTCCGGCCCAATTTGGGCCAGAGACGACACTAG
- a CDS encoding ATP-binding protein: protein MSIRGVCIATPSIPDLSAVLQNTTAPVAAAPATPTAVEEVVAALKTIPALEGLTDPEYRWFAHHSTERVGPDGALIFREDEPCFHMIIILRGEVMAQRRKSGPVARFVGRTSRVTGKLPFSRMKAWGADGSSVGPVWVLDIHEDLFNEMLQVIPSMTQRCVALLLDRVRDFTRMDEQAEKLIALGKLAANLSHELNNPASAAQRSATSLSAELRNADEAKYRLGLLFRSEEELEQYNTWARQAREYTRACAGYSPIPRSPLEASDYEQEIVRWLEEHQVASAWSIAPTLAESRLPVKMLDALAEMLSSEKLSSAIGTFASSLRVERMADTVVDSSDRIFELISAIRGYSFMDQAPVQDIDLRQSIENTLAMFRSRTGRVEIHVESEPSLPAVSAYGSELNQVWSALIENALDAMHDHGILTISIRVTGQTAIVEIRDNGSGISETIQSRIFEPFFTTKPMGTAMGLGLDTVQRIVNKHSGSVAVDSKPHATCFQVRIPINRLRAY, encoded by the coding sequence TTGTCGATAAGAGGAGTTTGTATCGCTACGCCCTCCATTCCCGATCTCTCGGCTGTATTGCAGAACACGACTGCGCCGGTGGCTGCCGCACCGGCAACCCCGACTGCAGTTGAGGAGGTTGTTGCAGCGCTCAAAACGATTCCTGCGCTTGAAGGGTTGACTGATCCGGAGTATCGCTGGTTTGCGCATCACAGCACAGAGCGCGTAGGGCCCGATGGCGCTCTCATCTTTCGTGAGGATGAGCCGTGCTTCCACATGATCATCATTCTGCGTGGCGAGGTGATGGCGCAGCGGCGCAAGTCTGGCCCGGTAGCGCGTTTTGTCGGACGGACTTCACGAGTGACCGGCAAACTCCCTTTTTCACGCATGAAGGCCTGGGGAGCAGACGGCAGTAGCGTCGGCCCGGTCTGGGTGCTGGACATCCATGAAGATCTTTTTAACGAGATGTTGCAGGTAATTCCTTCGATGACGCAGCGGTGCGTCGCTCTTTTGCTGGATCGTGTCCGGGATTTCACGCGTATGGACGAACAGGCAGAGAAGTTGATTGCGTTGGGCAAGTTGGCGGCGAATCTTTCGCATGAGCTTAACAATCCGGCGTCAGCGGCGCAGCGTTCCGCCACGAGCCTGTCAGCAGAGCTACGCAATGCCGATGAAGCTAAGTACCGGCTTGGCCTCTTGTTTCGTTCTGAAGAGGAACTGGAGCAGTACAACACCTGGGCCCGGCAGGCGAGAGAGTATACCCGCGCATGTGCAGGGTATTCTCCCATCCCAAGAAGCCCACTCGAAGCTAGCGATTATGAGCAGGAGATCGTACGCTGGCTGGAAGAGCATCAGGTTGCGTCGGCATGGAGCATTGCGCCTACGCTGGCCGAGAGCCGCCTTCCCGTAAAGATGCTGGATGCTTTAGCGGAAATGCTAAGTTCTGAGAAGCTTTCATCTGCAATTGGTACGTTCGCCAGCTCGCTTCGTGTGGAGCGCATGGCCGATACCGTCGTCGATTCCAGCGACCGTATCTTTGAGCTGATCAGTGCGATTCGAGGCTACTCCTTTATGGACCAGGCGCCGGTGCAGGATATCGATCTGCGTCAATCGATTGAGAATACGCTGGCGATGTTCCGCTCGAGAACAGGAAGGGTCGAGATTCATGTGGAGTCGGAACCGAGCCTTCCTGCCGTGAGCGCCTATGGGAGCGAGCTGAACCAGGTATGGTCGGCCTTGATTGAGAATGCCTTGGATGCGATGCATGATCATGGCATTTTGACGATCTCGATCCGGGTGACCGGGCAGACGGCGATTGTAGAGATTCGCGACAACGGTTCCGGCATTTCGGAGACGATTCAATCCCGCATCTTCGAGCCCTTCTTTACGACGAAGCCAATGGGGACTGCGATGGGGCTTGGCCTCGATACCGTGCAGCGAATCGTCAATAAGCACTCCGGTTCTGTCGCGGTCGATTCCAAACCACACGCCACCTGCTTTCAGGTTCGCATCCCGATCAATCGGCTGCGAGCGTATTAG
- a CDS encoding VOC family protein, whose translation MSQPAIHPQVKMGHVHLKVANLDRALDFYHGVLGFEVTQQFGHSAAFLSAGGYHHHIALNTWESLGGQPPAPGTTGLYHLALLYPTRAALADALRRLLHAGISLEGAANHGVSEALYLRDPDGNGVELYWDKPQEEWPRDANGDLAMYTRPLDLKSLFAELQSEKIGPADNSSSHL comes from the coding sequence ATGAGCCAGCCCGCCATCCATCCCCAGGTCAAAATGGGGCATGTCCACCTAAAGGTCGCGAACCTCGATCGCGCTCTCGACTTCTATCATGGCGTTCTGGGCTTCGAGGTCACTCAGCAGTTTGGACACTCTGCTGCATTTCTCTCCGCCGGCGGATATCACCATCACATCGCTCTCAATACCTGGGAGAGCCTCGGTGGGCAACCTCCTGCTCCTGGAACAACGGGCCTGTACCACCTTGCCTTACTCTATCCCACGCGTGCTGCATTGGCCGATGCCCTGCGACGTCTTCTCCATGCCGGCATCTCGCTTGAAGGGGCCGCCAACCATGGCGTCAGCGAAGCGCTCTATCTCCGCGATCCTGACGGCAACGGCGTCGAGCTCTATTGGGACAAGCCTCAGGAGGAATGGCCTCGCGACGCGAATGGCGATCTTGCCATGTACACCCGGCCTCTCGACCTGAAATCGCTGTTTGCAGAGCTACAGTCCGAAAAGATTGGGCCTGCCGACAACTCTTCTTCGCACCTCTAA
- a CDS encoding GlsB/YeaQ/YmgE family stress response membrane protein yields the protein MFSLLWTAIIGLVVGALAKLIMPGKDPGGILVTMILGIAGSFLGTFLGRLVGHYQEGQSAGFIMSLIGAIILLAIYHFFKRRSVA from the coding sequence ATGTTTAGCCTGCTTTGGACCGCGATTATCGGATTAGTCGTTGGTGCACTTGCCAAGTTGATCATGCCGGGGAAAGATCCTGGAGGGATCCTGGTGACGATGATCCTGGGAATTGCCGGTTCGTTCCTGGGAACTTTTCTAGGGCGTCTGGTGGGGCATTACCAGGAAGGTCAGTCGGCGGGTTTCATCATGTCGCTGATTGGAGCCATCATTTTGCTGGCGATCTATCACTTTTTCAAGCGACGGAGCGTCGCATAA
- a CDS encoding sensor domain-containing protein → MKHRVLALSQPRTWKSSLSVLPVCMIAGGFSRVEGAVLLEFAAGVIAAFSIFFAILSFYRERKHKELIRQLEQTQSRFIAAAEASLDGLSILETVRSASGQITDFRIEYLNEMMEKLIGRSRTELIGKNLRESNIDAKLLERFERYCEVIETGVPLDQEYPAPEGNLLQVTWIRYKVVKLGDRLAVTCSDISIAKATQAQYEQLVEFTESVFQNAPFSIVATDVQGTITAMNVAAEKLTGYSRDELVHKASLTTLHDERELAAAARNSAATDDTMDLNGFEVLSAGALAGEMEEKEWTLVKRDGSRTPITLAMRAVTSDTGDVSGFVGIAVDIAERRQMLQYVTHLATHDQLTGLVGRALLRDKTVEAVERARRYGTKVAAFVIDIDQFKRINDSLGHTSGDQILVETASRLRRSVRGTDIVARVGGDEFVVVMPDITTVADVEHCAMNLISRMSPEIRVDEHLLNVTMSIGVCIYPDFAADAKHLLKRADSAMYAAKENGRNQYQIFSEDMLKETADRLSLEHALRHALTNDELSLNYQPQISLSTGLITGVEALLRWRHPKLGNVSPGQFIPLAEETGLILSIGEWVFMTACREGKALQDELGTDLTISVNLSPRQFQQRDLVQMIEHALAVSGLPARCLEIEITENILMVNSSNNLEKLQRIRELGARISIDDFGTGFCSFSYLLQYQVDRLKIDQSFVKQAEIDPNAAAVVRTIIAMSHGLAIRVVAEGVETEEQLRFLIRRKCDEAQGNYLGFPVPAKELAAAVHMHGSIDVMQNI, encoded by the coding sequence TTGAAGCATCGGGTGCTTGCCCTTTCGCAACCGCGGACCTGGAAGTCGAGTCTCTCTGTGCTTCCCGTTTGCATGATCGCCGGAGGATTTTCGCGCGTCGAAGGCGCGGTTCTCCTCGAATTTGCAGCAGGGGTGATTGCTGCCTTTAGTATCTTCTTCGCGATCTTATCTTTTTATCGCGAGCGCAAGCATAAAGAACTGATTCGACAGCTCGAACAGACTCAATCCAGATTTATTGCGGCCGCTGAAGCCAGCCTCGACGGACTTTCGATCCTTGAAACGGTTCGTTCTGCCTCCGGGCAAATTACCGACTTCCGCATCGAATATCTGAACGAGATGATGGAGAAGCTCATCGGAAGGTCTCGCACGGAACTGATCGGAAAGAACCTCCGCGAATCCAACATCGATGCAAAGCTACTGGAACGGTTCGAACGGTATTGCGAAGTGATCGAAACCGGCGTTCCACTGGACCAGGAATACCCGGCACCCGAAGGAAACCTATTACAGGTCACATGGATTCGTTACAAGGTCGTCAAACTGGGAGATCGGCTTGCGGTCACATGCAGCGACATCAGCATCGCAAAGGCCACCCAAGCCCAGTACGAACAACTCGTAGAGTTCACTGAATCCGTATTTCAGAATGCTCCCTTCAGCATCGTCGCCACCGATGTCCAGGGAACGATTACAGCGATGAACGTCGCAGCCGAGAAGCTTACGGGCTACAGTCGCGACGAGCTGGTGCACAAGGCTTCTCTGACAACCCTGCACGATGAACGCGAGTTAGCGGCAGCAGCCAGAAATTCGGCAGCAACCGATGACACGATGGATCTCAATGGCTTTGAGGTTCTTTCCGCAGGTGCACTCGCCGGCGAGATGGAGGAGAAGGAGTGGACGCTGGTGAAGCGTGATGGTAGCCGTACTCCCATCACCCTGGCTATGCGTGCCGTAACCTCCGATACGGGCGACGTCAGCGGGTTTGTCGGTATCGCCGTTGATATCGCCGAGCGCCGTCAGATGCTGCAGTACGTCACGCACCTGGCAACCCACGACCAGTTGACCGGATTGGTCGGTCGCGCCTTGCTCCGTGATAAGACGGTCGAGGCTGTGGAGCGAGCGCGGCGTTATGGGACCAAGGTCGCAGCCTTCGTCATCGATATCGATCAGTTCAAACGAATCAACGACTCTTTGGGCCATACCTCGGGGGACCAGATCCTCGTCGAAACAGCCTCGCGCCTCCGCCGGTCCGTTCGCGGTACCGACATTGTGGCTCGTGTGGGGGGCGATGAGTTTGTCGTCGTTATGCCGGACATCACTACCGTCGCGGATGTCGAGCACTGCGCCATGAACCTCATCTCCAGAATGTCGCCGGAGATCCGTGTCGATGAGCACCTGTTGAACGTCACCATGAGTATCGGGGTCTGCATCTATCCTGATTTTGCCGCCGACGCCAAGCACCTTCTAAAACGGGCGGATTCCGCCATGTACGCCGCAAAGGAGAATGGCAGAAACCAATACCAGATCTTCAGCGAGGATATGCTGAAAGAGACCGCCGATCGTCTCTCGTTGGAACACGCTCTTCGTCATGCCCTAACCAACGACGAACTCTCTCTGAACTACCAGCCACAGATCTCGCTCTCGACCGGGCTTATCACGGGCGTAGAGGCCCTGCTGCGCTGGCGTCATCCGAAGCTGGGCAACGTTTCCCCTGGACAGTTCATTCCTCTTGCAGAGGAGACAGGGCTAATTCTCAGCATCGGAGAATGGGTCTTTATGACCGCCTGTCGCGAAGGCAAGGCGCTACAGGACGAGCTTGGCACCGATCTGACCATCTCCGTCAATCTCTCGCCGCGGCAGTTTCAGCAGCGTGACCTGGTGCAGATGATCGAACATGCGCTCGCTGTGAGCGGACTTCCTGCGCGCTGTCTGGAGATCGAAATCACGGAGAACATCCTGATGGTCAACTCCAGCAACAACCTCGAAAAGCTGCAACGCATCCGCGAGTTGGGGGCCCGCATCTCAATCGACGACTTCGGCACAGGCTTCTGTAGCTTCTCGTATCTTCTGCAGTACCAGGTCGATCGCCTTAAGATCGATCAGAGCTTCGTCAAGCAGGCCGAGATCGATCCGAATGCTGCGGCTGTCGTCAGAACCATCATCGCAATGTCGCATGGCCTTGCGATCCGCGTCGTCGCTGAGGGCGTCGAAACGGAAGAACAGCTTCGCTTCCTCATCCGACGAAAGTGCGATGAAGCGCAAGGAAACTACCTTGGCTTCCCTGTGCCCGCAAAGGAACTGGCTGCCGCCGTACACATGCACGGCAGCATCGATGTCATGCAGAATATTTAG
- a CDS encoding VWA domain-containing protein — MIHKAAFVLLFLVGIFPLPAVIAQQAGADIAKTAADLSVDARLVNLPVVVRDKKGVLVQNLTKADFSLQVDGHPQVIRYFDIDTDLPLTLGLLVDTSLSQRSVIDEERDASSSFLDEMLKKPKDQAFVIQFARQVELLGDLTNSRPKIQAALKQIDTPSPNSRASSDPDSDNSSGDRGGARRSHAGGTALYDAVFLASDELMEKQKGRKALIILSDGVDRGSKETLNKALESAQRADTIIYAIYFKGEQPQQQDWGRRGGGGMRFPGGGGYPGGRGGGGYPGGGSPSPRSENQVDGKKILRQLSEETGGRLFEVSKKQPVAKIYDQIAEELRAQYRLGYTPDQSASAEGYHQVDLTAHQKDLYIQTRDGYYISK, encoded by the coding sequence ATGATCCATAAGGCTGCATTTGTTCTGTTATTTTTGGTTGGTATTTTTCCTCTCCCCGCCGTGATTGCGCAACAGGCTGGCGCAGACATTGCCAAAACTGCTGCGGATCTCTCTGTTGACGCCCGTCTGGTCAATCTTCCTGTCGTGGTACGGGACAAAAAGGGCGTTCTGGTTCAAAACCTTACCAAAGCGGACTTTAGCCTTCAGGTCGACGGTCATCCACAGGTCATCCGTTACTTCGATATCGATACGGATCTTCCTTTGACACTCGGGTTGCTGGTCGATACAAGTCTTAGTCAGCGCTCGGTCATTGATGAGGAACGCGATGCCAGCAGCTCATTTCTTGACGAGATGCTCAAAAAGCCAAAGGATCAGGCGTTCGTCATTCAGTTTGCCCGGCAGGTTGAACTTCTCGGAGATCTGACCAATTCGCGTCCCAAGATTCAGGCTGCGCTGAAACAGATCGATACTCCATCTCCAAATTCACGAGCTTCATCCGATCCGGATAGTGATAACAGTTCTGGAGATCGCGGCGGCGCGAGGCGTTCTCATGCCGGAGGAACGGCACTTTACGATGCGGTCTTTCTCGCTTCCGATGAGTTGATGGAGAAGCAAAAGGGACGTAAGGCCCTCATCATCTTGTCAGATGGTGTTGATCGCGGCAGCAAAGAAACCTTGAACAAAGCGCTGGAAAGCGCACAACGCGCCGACACAATCATCTATGCCATTTACTTCAAAGGAGAACAGCCGCAGCAGCAGGATTGGGGACGTCGTGGTGGTGGAGGCATGCGTTTTCCGGGCGGAGGCGGCTATCCAGGAGGGCGGGGAGGAGGCGGGTACCCTGGAGGTGGTTCTCCATCCCCGAGAAGCGAGAACCAGGTAGACGGCAAAAAAATCCTCCGCCAGCTGTCCGAAGAGACTGGCGGCAGATTATTTGAAGTCTCGAAGAAGCAGCCTGTGGCAAAGATTTATGACCAAATCGCTGAAGAGTTGCGTGCGCAGTACCGGCTCGGCTATACGCCGGACCAGTCTGCTTCGGCAGAGGGATATCATCAGGTCGATCTGACCGCGCATCAGAAGGATCTCTATATTCAGACGCGTGACGGCTACTATATAAGCAAATAG